The Naumovozyma dairenensis CBS 421 chromosome 3, complete genome genome has a window encoding:
- the NMD2 gene encoding Nmd2p (similar to Saccharomyces cerevisiae NMD2 (YHR077C); ancestral locus Anc_5.363), translating into MDNLRRKELHELNTRAWAGEEVYQLKSQKLDSSIKRNTGFIKKLKKGFVKESTPSLLKELSELSLEKYLSEVIATVNEVLYSISNKNDDIISAVEIISALHQRFNQRFTCELFQLFLNNFENPTIEKSTEKEELLRITRLKAKTNILTELYLVGVFTSLENTNSKDALPAYLQRKVRRKEPIIFSVLKENLNYRFKLGYTTILATSFIKRYPMLIENEDTPLDDIIYDTTLKASLQTLFKVFSEAVFTRTKDLNKQINKLTKAHQKCQIRTGKSTDEYSEERDGLVPIFDRFKIASDTFAEFFKIEPLNLENVNDVNESLDEANTAPIVANAGSSIAEKLWENEEVRKFYEVLPSIDEIVEQSKKENKIGTADQINSFFHSLDKIDTKEEIDQISIDYWTSGIDNKATRNRLLKFFIETQDWSKIKVYARFLATTNKYLPEVTEEFIKYLDNGFRSQLHSNRINVKNIIFYSEMMKFMLIPSFMIFHKIRSLILNMLIPNNIEILTVFLEHSGKFLINKPELKPQMEKMVQLIQEKKRDRQLNLNTKSALENIMALLYPPSMKSLNVDKKEYTPEQQFFRILIRSELSNIDPRYAIKILRKAHWENPETTRTLFSLFTKPGKINYQNLPTMAKLLNGLFTYHREFIIKCIDQILENIEGGLETNLYAENRHRVANVKYLTEIFNMEMIKSDVLLAKLYQILQFGHQNGQPNPFSLNELDPPDNYFRIQLTTTALLSLKRFPSTLLKKLKIFLPFFDYYIFTKNQPLPKEVEFRIIESLDNLDTLGKIKFNRSGSLYESAQKLGTLVRKVTPGTKNNKKETSVRGDSMVQVFKNARLQNMSEDKDTGESAGDSEEEEEENDEGIEFPDDSDDEATLNINDDEDTERVRDLHGGSEGEESGENDSSSESNDTDDDNDDSDDGSNEDESDKEEDFRDIDADRNAELKRMYGEYKKKLKAEEERKVEDELEKQFKQILQESMETRKTEKSSGGKIPMIGNIPNKQDIIPIATKDNDIARQPAYVSEKPNKVKFTFLARSGKKTQSRQLELPTNIKFVSDVLEEEERLKSEREKIRKIVLQRSFD; encoded by the exons ATGGAC aatttgagaagaaaagaactACATGAATTGAATACTAGAGCATGGGCTGGTGAGGAAGTCTATCAATTGAAAAGCCAGAAATTGGACTCCAgtataaaaagaaataccGGGTTTATTAAAAAACTGAAGAAAGGGTTTGTCAAAGAATCTACTCCAtctttattgaaagaaCTATCAGAACTTTCGCTTGAAAAATATCTATCAGAAGTTATTGCTACAGTAAACGAAGTTTTATATTCCATTTCcaataaaaatgatgacATCATTTCTGCTGTAGAAATAATAAGTGCGCTACATCAAAGATTCAATCAAAGATTTACTTGTGAGttatttcaattgtttttgaataattttgaaaaccCAACGATTGAAAAAAGCActgaaaaagaagaattactGAGGATTACTAGGCTTAAGGCAAAAACTAACATATTAACAGAACTATATCTTGTTGGTGTCTTTACGTCATTAGAGAACACTAACTCGAAAGATGCCTTGCCTGCCTATTTACAAAGGAAAGTCCGTAGAAAAGAGCCTATTATATTTAGTGttttaaaggaaaatttgaaCTATAGATTCAAGCTGGGATATACCACTATACTAGCAACATCATTTATTAAACGATATCCTATGTTgatagaaaatgaagatacGCCGTTGGACGATATTATCTACGATACAACATTAAAGGCTTCCCTTCAGACCTTATTTAAAGTCTTTTCAGAAGCAGTTTTcacaagaacaaaagatttaaataaacaaatcaataaattaacCAAAGCACATCAAAAATGTCAAATACGAACAGGTAAATCTACGGATGAATATAGTGAAGAACGTGATGGTTTAGTTCCGATTTTTGACAGATTTAAAATTGCATCTGATACTTTTGCTGAGTTCTTCAAAATTGAACCTCTAAACTTGGAGAATGTTAATGACGTAAATGAATCTTTAGATGAAGCTAACACGGCACCTATTGTGGCCAACGCTGGTTCATCGATTGCCGAAAAACTATGGGAAAACGAAGAAGTTCGAAAGTTTTATGAAGTGTTACCAAGTATCGATGAAATTGTAGAACAgtcaaagaaagaaaataaaatcgGAACTGCAGACCAAATTAACTCCTTTTTCCATAGCTTGGATAAAATTGAcacaaaagaagaaattgatcaaATATCTATAGACTATTGGACGAGTGGGATTGATAACAAAGCGACAAGAAATagattattaaaatttttcattgaaactCAAGATTGGAGTAAGATTAAAGTATACGCTCGTTTCTTGGCAACTacaaataaatatctaCCTGAAGTAACAGaagaatttatcaaatatttggataatGGTTTTCGGAGTCAGTTACATTCAAATAGAATTAACgttaaaaatatcattttctatagcgaaatgatgaaattcaTGTTAATCCCATCATTTATGATATTCCATAAAATTCGATCTTTAATCTTAAATATGCTTATTCCCAATAATATCGAAATTTTAACAGTGTTTTTGGAACATTCTGGTAAGTTCTTAATTAACAAGCCTGAACTGAAACCACAAATGGAAAAGATGGTACAATTAATccaagagaagaaaagggATAGacaattgaatttaaacaCCAAGAGTgctttggaaaatattatgGCATTACTTTATCCACCatcaatgaaatcattaaatgtTGACAAAAAGGAGTATACACCGGAGCAGCAATTCTTCCGTATCCTAATTAGAAGTGAATTATCAAACATTGATCCAAGGTATGCAATTAAGATACTTCGAAAGGCGCACTGGGAAAATCCAGAAACAACTAGgactttattttctttatttacCAAACCAGGGaagataaattatcaaaatttgcCGACAATGGccaaattattgaatggGTTATTTACCTACCATAGagaatttattataaaatGTATTGATCAGATCTTAGAGAATATCGAAGGTGGATTAGAGACGAATCTTTATGCTGAAAATAGACATAGAGTAGCAAATGTGAAATATCTAACggaaatttttaatatgGAAATGATTAAATCTGATGTTTTATTAGCCaaattatatcaaattttacaatttgGGCATCAAAATGGTCAACCCAATCCTTTCTCCTTGAATGAGTTGGACCCTCCAGATAATTATTTTAGAATCCAATTAACAACTACTGCACTGCTAAGTCTGAAAAGGTTCCCAAGTACTTTGCttaagaaattgaagatatttctaccattttttgattattaCATTTTCACGAAAAATCAACCACTACCTAAGGAAGTCGAATTTAGAATCATTGAATCCCTTGATAATTTGGATACCTTAGGTAAGATCAAGTTCAACAGATCAGGGTCTCTATATGAAAGTGCTCAAAAGTTAGGAACTCTCGTGAGAAAAGTAACACCAGGAACTAAAAATAACAAGAAAGAGACATCGGTGAGGGGTGATTCTATGGTCCAAGTTTTTAAGAATGCCAGATTGCAAAATATGTCCGAGGATAAGGATACTGGAGAAAGTGCAGGTGATtctgaagaagaggaagaagaaaatgatgaaggtATTGAATTTCCTGATGATTCTGACGACGAAGCTACTTTGAACATTAACGATGATGAGGATACAGAGAGGGTAAGAGATCTTCACGGTGGTTCAGAAGGAGAAGAGAGCGGGGAGAATGATTCAAGCTCAGAATCTAATGACACAGACGACGACAACGACGACAGTGATGACGGAAgcaatgaagatgaaagtgataaagaagaagattttaGAGATATCGATGCAGATAGAAATGCAGAATTGAAGAGAATGTATGGAgaatataagaaaaaattgaaagcaGAAGAGGAAAGAAAagttgaagatgaattggaGAAACAATTTAAACAAATTTTACAAGAATCAATGGAAACGCGGAAAACTGAAAAGAGTTCAGGAGGGAAAATTCCAATGATCGGAAATATTCCTAATAAACAAGATATCATACCAATTGCTACGAAGGATAATGACATTGCAAGACAACCAGCATATGTTTCTGAGAAACCGAATAAAGTAAAGTTTACATTCTTGGCAAGATCAGGTAAAAAGACCCAATCAAGACAATTGGAGCTGCCAACCAATATTAAGTTTGTTTCTGATGTCCTCGAGGAAGAGGAAAGATTAAAGtcagaaagagaaaaaattaggAAAATTGTTTTACAACGTTCGTTTGATTAA
- the PPE1 gene encoding phosphoprotein phosphatase methylesterase 1 (similar to Saccharomyces cerevisiae PPE1 (YHR075C); ancestral locus Anc_5.358), translated as MSQDLRRKLILKQLDKLNNNEEIPNSNLDTLGQLPSFPKKSISKEKQHTRNLKNDALQLPSWKDFFTKNEVVTLKDRNFQFNTYFTLPTSHKNNSVTYSENLTTSSSTADCTIPIYIFHHGAGSSGLSFANLAKEVYERSSGKCGCFSFDARGHGKTVPIDPTKPISYGREIFVQDFKSLITWFYQTQLIEIFSSKQNEKKHISLILVGHSLGGSICTFVHPSLDKMIRSHVLGVAMFDIVEEAAILALEKVDHFLKNTPNAFNSYEDAIGWYMKHKLSRTKTSAEIAVPSLFAPVEGDTSQVTRITNLKDFSPYWSTWFTDLSHSFVTLPTAKLLILAGDDRLDKELIIGQMQGKYQLVVFQDSGHFIQEDSPMKTALTLLEFWKRNDNTNVIIKSNWGSSTNKNQ; from the coding sequence ATGAGTCAAGATTTACGCAGGAAGttaattttaaaacaaTTAGACAAACTAAATAACAACGAAGAAATACCCAATTCGAATTTAGATACTCTGGGACAATTACCTTCCTTCCCTAAAAAAAGTATTagtaaagaaaaacaacatACACGAAACTTAAAAAATGATGCCCTCCAATTACCTTCCTGGAAAGATTTCTTCACGAAGAATGAAGTGGTGACCCTTAAAGATCGgaatttccaatttaataCTTATTTCACTCTACCAACCTCCCATAAGAACAACTCCGTTACATACAGCGAGAATCTGACTACTTCATCCAGTACCGCAGACTGTACAATACCCATATATATCTTTCATCACGGTGCTGGATCTTCTGGATTATCATTTGCAAATCTAGCAAAAGAAGTCTATGAGCGCTCAAGCGGTAAATGTGGTTGTTTCTCATTCGATGCAAGAGGACATGGGAAAACAGTACCAATAGATCCTACTAAACCTATCTCTTATGGGAGGGAAATTTTTGTTCAAGATTTTAAATCCCTTATAACTTGGTTTTATCAAACCCAACTCATAGAAATCTTTAGttcaaaacaaaatgaaaagaaacatatatcattaatattggTGGGTCATTCATTAGGCGGAAGCATATGTACCTTTGTCCACCCATCTTTGGACAAGATGATAAGATCGCATGTTTTAGGAGTTGCCATGTTCGATATTGTGGAAGAAGCTGCCATTTTAGCATTAGAAAAGGTAGatcatttcttgaaaaatacaCCAAACGCTTTCAACTCTTATGAAGATGCTATTGGTTGGTATATGAAACATAAACTATCAAGGACCAAAACAAGTGCAGAAATTGCTGTCCCATCTTTATTTGCTCCAGTAGAGGGTGATACAAGCCAAGTTACTAGGATtacaaatttgaaagacTTTAGTCCTTATTGGAGTACATGGTTTACAGACTTATCGCACTCTTTTGTCACCTTACCAACTGCAaagttattaatattagcAGGAGATGATAGATTAgataaagaattgattATTGGTCAGATGCAAGGGAAATACCAACTTGTTGTATTTCAAGATTCAGGGCATTTCATTCAAGAGGATTCTCCGATGAAAACGGCTCTTACTTTACTGGAATTCTGGAAGAGAAATGACAATACTAACGTTATAATAAAGTCAAACTGGGGATCTAGCACAAACAAAAATCAATGA
- the NDAI0C01900 gene encoding uncharacterized protein (similar to Saccharomyces cerevisiae YHR078W; ancestral locus Anc_5.365), with protein sequence MYRTSNKTLVHNGAADSNTFLEKFYTEYCFSSNKIVKYIRVIFSLAIVCYVLTVEIVLWQIKAATIENSSADFVTNFLWPMVSASLALVLILCQPFLILLSLLNKFFNDRFDIDRLVIITTSIMLFLILILVFIDVGPFHYTRNILTKLSIAGVTLMAILSGIATVTTTYYTFLYVWRKYVIRNKNKSTLVPSVDDRINQRFVIWATDEDIKEKLKIYLYSINENIGRIELLKNQTAIPTTNFERTQLMELVGYYQLEVGSLEALLRKPRNIRLLRQIFEVGFIIYCVYKILNTFLLRIPYMITRRITNPLDPMSADYYDQKGSSDPLAVTFANILDIFLFRFNYQHDLDSLTRQISLLLSTSLFICSLSTVNMTISYLLELLPIRLQVLAMFAMQDNETVNELPTYKSKLVHKAPSIIKNLIVSELTGIYVIATTLMVRSNLPFDVSTKLRELLGEKFTVPNVAIDDWFDEIFATSCVLTACFIIFVEKTLKSVK encoded by the coding sequence ATGTATCGGACTTCGAACAAGACTCTGGTGCATAATGGTGCCGCTGATAGTAACACGTTTCTTGAAAAGTTTTACACTGAATATTGCTTTTCCTCAAATAAAAtagtaaaatatattagagttattttttcattagcAATTGTATGTTATGTCCTTACTGTTGAAATAGTTCTATGGCAAATAAAGGCCGCTACTATTGAGAACAGCTCAGCTGACTTTGTTACGAATTTTTTATGGCCGATGGTGTCAGCATCCTTGGCATTGGTGTTAATATTATGTCAACCAtttctaatattattatctttactAAACAAGTTTTTTAACGATAgatttgatattgatagattggttattattacaacGTCGATTATGctatttttgatattaataCTGGTGTTTATTGATGTGGGACCATTCCACTATACAAGGAATATTTTGACAAAACTATCTATTGCAGGTGTAACTTTAATGGCCATTCTTTCAGGGATTGCGACTGTGACAACAACGTACTACACATTTTTATATGTATGGAGGAAATATGTGATTcgaaataaaaataaaagcaCCTTGGTCCCATCAGTAGATGATAGAATAAATCAAAGATTTGTAATCTGGGCTACAGATGAAGATATcaaggaaaaattgaaaatttatctttatagcattaatgaaaatatcgGTCGTATTGAACTTCTGAAAAATCAAACCGCTATACCAACAACTAACTTTGAAAGAACACAACTAATGGAATTAGTTGGATATTATCAACTGGAAGTTGGGAGCTTGGAAGCATTATTGCGTAAACCGAGAAACATTCGTCTTTTAAGGCAAATCTTCGAGGTAGGTTTCATAATCTACTGTGTCTACAAAATTTTGAACACATTCCTGCTGAGGATACCATATATGATAACCAGAAGGATAACAAATCCATTAGATCCCATGAGTGCAGACTACTATGATCAAAAAGGTAGTTCCGATCCGTTGGCTGTAACCTTTGCCAATATTCTGGATATATTCCTTTTTCGCTTCAATTATCAACATGACTTAGACTCGTTAACAAGGCAGATATCGTTACTTCTTTCGAcatctttatttatatgTTCTCTGTCGACTGTTAATATGACAATTTCATATCTGTTAGAGCTTTTACCAATAAGATTACAAGTTCTAGCAATGTTTGCAATGCAGGATAATGAGACTGTAAATGAACTTCCTACttataaatcaaaattagTGCATAAGGCTCCATCGATCATTAAGAATCTCATTGTATCGGAATTGACCGGTATCTATGTTATTGCCACAACGTTAATGGTACGATCTAATTTACCATTCGATGTCTCCACCAAATTACGTGAATTGCTAGGTGAGAAGTTCACAGTTCCTAACGTAGCAATAGATGACTGGTTTGATGAGATCTTTGCCACATCATGTGTGCTTACAGCCTGCTTTATAATATTCGTTGAGAAGACTTTGAAATCTGTCAAATGA
- the NDAI0C01930 gene encoding uncharacterized protein (ancestral locus Anc_5.358a), which yields MSHLPIYTHRAPASTSTSTKIKRLSATDISIREEAEPCELHDRLFCAICQAANEEKMNQVLKRSISYNAVNNVKKRTSITNLHRTLSQTSCYSIGSLQSKQDLTSEPFNEFLDYLVNDNYVSKANLVWENLPKETRDIFVAKAMAKNKHKDQARQIHPDIIELLQSQKQNPHRKVHTSTWRNRKSDYMQLFSDHPKDIPNRRAQNITEILNQFCAYDLTDSEREYIIHKLKARQQKPPEEEEGKRCTNTVEENIFLAHHQFKDKTKDTSVADPYLKEITEKINQLNSIMQRLEKFSPATTPITADADLSLGSTPTSPMFSSGPSTTATTSDHIPIPSSLTSPLQAQASTKVTQKSKLLSHPTRSLGTRTETSSKHHNNTEKKENFFDMLALKSKRFMGRFKHKKPTKLDLYRKPNPDIRVFVNPSANKKQNS from the coding sequence ATGTCTCATCTGCCAATTTATACACACCGTGCTCCTGCCTCAACTTCTACATCAACCAAGATTAAACGATTAAGTGCTACCGATATATCCATACGAGAAGAAGCTGAGCCGTGTGAATTACATGATCGATTATTTTGTGCAATATGTCAAGCTGctaatgaagaaaagatgaATCAAGTATTGAAAAGATCAATTTCCTATAATGCTGTGAATAATGTGAAAAAGAGAACATCCATTACTAATCTTCATAGAACCTTATCTCAGACAAGTTGTTACAGTATAGGCTCTTTACAATCGAAGCAAGATCTAACTAGTGAGCCATTCAACGAATTTTTAGATTATCTTGTCAATGATAATTATGTCAGTAAGGCAAATTTAGTATGGGAAAATTTACCCAAGGAAACAAGAGATATTTTTGTTGCTAAGGCTATGGCCAAGAATAAACACAAAGATCAGGCTCGACAAATCCACCCAGATATCATTGAATTACTGCAAAGTCAAAAGCAGAATCCACACAGGAAGGTACATACATCGACTTGGAGGAATCGCAAGTCCGATTATATGCAGCTGTTTTCGGATCATCCAAAGGATATTCCCAATAGAAGGGCTCAAAACATAACTGAAATACTGAATCAATTCTGTGCATATGATTTAACTGATTCTGAGAgggaatatataatacacAAACTTAAAGCCCGACAGCAAAAACCTCCAGAAGAGGAGGAAGGGAAAAGATGTACCAACACAGTGGaagagaatatatttcttgcACATCACCAATTCAAAGACAAGACCAAAGACACTTCTGTTGCAGACCCATACCTAAAAGAGATTACTGAAAagataaatcaattgaatagTATCATGCAACGACTGGAAAAATTCTCTCCAGCAACAACTCCAATAACGGCGGATGCAGATCTTTCTCTAGGAAGTACACCGACTAGTCCTATGTTTTCATCTGGACCGTCAACGACCGCAACTACTTCCGACCATATACCGATACCATCCTCACTGACAAGCCCTCTTCAAGCTCAAGCATCTACAAAGGTGACGCAGAAATCTAAACTATTATCTCATCCAACCCGATCATTAGGTACTCGAACTGAAACTTCCAGCAAACACCATAATAACACTGAGAAGAAGGAGAACTTCTTCGATATGCTTGCTCTTAAGTCCAAGAGATTTATGGGTCGGTTTAAACACAAGAAACCGACAAAGCTTGATTTGTATAGAAAACCAAATCCTGATATTAGAGTATTCGTGAATCCATCGgcaaacaaaaaacaaaactcGTGA
- the PTC7 gene encoding type 2C protein phosphatase PTC7 (similar to Saccharomyces cerevisiae PTC7 (YHR076W); ancestral locus Anc_5.362) — MFVSSGLRSLRGASVFSSSMFTRFAIALLLLSLLAHWLLIQFPESPFHSTSTWKPLFPQLARRKSFFSTSSSSYYSHNNYSNSTNANGSEVSSSPLNYKTFVAYQPKDRDDQIYKNLKDSLMSPTGEDNFFIASIDSNDVYAGVADGVGGWAERNYDSSAISRELCRAMDQLATATLVSSKNQKYSDVISPKDLMDVAFEKIQNDKIVEVGGTTSIVAHFQKNGTLNVANLGDSWCGVFRNYKLVFQTKFQTVGFNAPYQLSIIPKHLLEEARLKGTSYIRNTPADVDEYSFQLSQNDIVILATDGVTDNISTDDISLFLKDNSEKLSTSKELNAMTKDFVSKVVNLSKDPDYPSVFSQEYSRLTGRLYKGGKEDDITVVLVKVE, encoded by the coding sequence ATGTTTGTTTCCTCTGGTCTAAGATCCCTAAGAGGTGCCTCGGTATTTTCTTCCAGTATGTTCACGCGGTTTGCCATAGCATTGCTTCTTTTATCGTTACTTGCTCATTGGTTACTAATACAATTCCCAGAATCTCCATTCCATTCAACTTCTACATGGAAGCCATTATTCCCACAATTAGCTAGAAGGaaatctttcttttctacATCTTCGTCGTCCTATTACTCGCATAATAACTACTCAAATTCGACAAATGCAAATGGATCAGAAGTCTCATCATCTCCACTCAATTATAAAACGTTCGTTGCATATCAACCAAAGGATAGAGAtgatcaaatatataagaatttaaaagatTCTTTAATGTCTCCTACGGGAGAagataatttcttcatcgcTTCCATTGATTCTAACGACGTTTACGCCGGTGTAGCAGATGGTGTAGGCGGTTGGGCAGAAAGAAACTATGATTCAAGCGCTATCTCAAGAGAGCTTTGTAGAGCAATGGACCAATTAGCCACTGCGACTTTAGTATCATCTAAGAATCAAAAATACTCGGATGTGATTTCTCCTAAGGATCTTATGGATGTTGCgtttgaaaaaattcaaaatgataAGATTGTTGAAGTCGGTGGAACAACTTCTATCGTGGCccatttccaaaaaaatggtACTTTAAATGTAGCAAATTTAGGTGATTCATGGTGTGGTGTGTTTAGAAATTATAAATTAGTCTTTCAAACAAAGTTCCAAACTGTTGGATTCAATGCACCATAccaattatcaattattcCCAAACATTTGCTTGAAGAAGCTCGTTTGAAGGGTACATCGTACATTAGAAATACACCGGCTGATGTAGATGAGTATTCTTTCCAATTGTCCCAGaatgatattgttattttagCTACTGATGGTGTTACGGATAATATCTCCACAGATGATATAAGTTTATTCTTAAAGGATAACTCAGAGAAACTATCAACTAGTAAAGAACTAAATGCAATGACGAAagattttgtttcaaaagTTGTCAACTTAAGTAAAGATCCAGATTATCCAAGTGTATTCTCTCAAGAATATTCAAGATTAACTGGAAGGCTATATAAAGGTGGGAAGGAAGATGATATTACAGTAGTTCTAGTCAAAGTGGAATGA